In Candidatus Methylomirabilota bacterium, a single window of DNA contains:
- a CDS encoding ABC transporter substrate-binding protein gives MPALIVLLQAFSLAVSGPPTSLEYLPLRVAQAEGYFSREGLAVTLKTPRSEVGAAEALAQGQVDAAATSLEALLRFGPRQPRQQARLVVGLTAAPAVALLVAGPLADSVRSVENLVGLRVGVAGPGVPEQAWLAELLHRGGLKPSDVDLVSVGSRGLATAFSGGDVQAVLVHEPLASQLVNGEHAAILADLRTPAAVRRTLGYLTVNAAVFVRRDRRLDDRVLTAFARALLAAQRRLATASAAALAERLPGDVVGLPEDFARRLEAARALYLIDTVVEPSQVSRTIELIRARLPLAATVRIPRPGELLHTGPLRRAIQAPEK, from the coding sequence GTGCCGGCCCTCATCGTGCTGCTCCAGGCCTTCAGTCTCGCCGTGAGCGGTCCACCGACGTCACTGGAGTACCTGCCCCTCCGCGTGGCTCAGGCCGAGGGCTACTTCAGCCGGGAGGGGCTCGCCGTCACCCTCAAGACCCCACGGTCCGAGGTGGGCGCGGCGGAAGCGCTGGCCCAGGGGCAGGTCGATGCGGCGGCCACGTCGCTCGAGGCGCTGCTGCGCTTCGGACCGCGGCAGCCGCGGCAGCAGGCGCGGCTCGTCGTCGGGCTCACCGCCGCCCCCGCCGTGGCCTTGCTCGTCGCCGGCCCACTGGCCGACAGTGTCCGCTCGGTCGAAAACCTGGTCGGCCTGCGGGTCGGCGTGGCGGGCCCGGGAGTGCCCGAGCAGGCCTGGCTGGCCGAGCTGCTGCACCGCGGAGGCCTCAAGCCCTCCGATGTCGACCTCGTGAGCGTCGGCAGCCGCGGCCTGGCGACGGCCTTCTCGGGCGGCGATGTCCAGGCGGTGCTGGTTCACGAGCCGCTCGCCAGCCAGCTCGTCAACGGCGAGCACGCCGCCATCCTGGCTGACCTGAGGACCCCGGCCGCGGTCCGGCGCACCCTCGGCTACCTCACGGTGAACGCCGCCGTCTTCGTGCGCCGCGATCGCCGGCTCGACGACCGCGTGCTGACCGCGTTCGCGCGCGCGCTGCTGGCGGCCCAGCGGCGCCTGGCGACGGCGAGCGCGGCGGCGCTGGCGGAGCGGCTGCCGGGCGACGTGGTCGGCCTGCCGGAGGACTTCGCGCGACGGCTCGAGGCGGCCCGGGCGCTGTACCTGATCGACACCGTCGTCGAGCCGAGCCAGGTGAGCCGGACCATCGAGCTCATCCGTGCCCGCCTGCCGCTGGCAGCGACGGTCAGGATCCCCCGGCCCGGCGAATTGCTTCACACCGGACCGCTCAGGCGGGCGATCCAGGCCCCGGAGAAGTGA